In Streptomyces sp. SN-593, a single genomic region encodes these proteins:
- a CDS encoding sugar phosphate isomerase/epimerase family protein → MKLGFLTACLPQLPLAEIAGWAAAHDYDALEVATWPSTGSRDFEASHIDVVDFGKAEADRVRALFDQHSLTLSALAYYENNLHPDRERRAEIAAHVRANVDAAALLGVEYVGTFIGRHPGLSVKENLAQAERELPALVEYAGERGVRIIIENCVMEGWHPDGYPGNLAYSPELWEWMFDLGFYLNYDPSHLLWLGIDPVAALGPYLDRIPHAQAKDAQLDPRARDRYGFFGRTVERADGWDSGWWRYRVPGLGDVDWRRLVDTFYEGGFTGVLSVEHEDPVWSGDVERVTRGLEIAHRTLRPLIVG, encoded by the coding sequence ATGAAGCTGGGCTTCCTCACCGCCTGCCTTCCGCAGCTCCCGCTCGCCGAGATCGCCGGCTGGGCCGCCGCCCACGACTACGACGCGCTGGAGGTCGCCACCTGGCCGTCCACCGGCTCACGCGACTTCGAGGCGAGCCACATCGACGTGGTGGACTTCGGCAAGGCGGAGGCGGACCGGGTCCGCGCGCTGTTCGACCAGCACTCCCTGACGCTGTCGGCGCTGGCGTACTACGAGAACAACCTGCACCCCGACCGCGAGCGCCGCGCCGAGATCGCCGCCCATGTACGGGCCAACGTGGACGCCGCCGCGCTGCTCGGCGTGGAGTACGTCGGCACCTTCATCGGCCGCCACCCGGGCCTGTCGGTGAAGGAGAACCTCGCCCAGGCCGAGCGCGAACTGCCCGCACTGGTGGAGTACGCCGGCGAGCGCGGCGTGAGGATCATCATCGAGAACTGCGTGATGGAGGGGTGGCACCCGGACGGCTACCCGGGCAACCTCGCCTACTCCCCCGAGCTGTGGGAGTGGATGTTCGACCTCGGCTTCTACCTGAACTACGACCCCTCGCACCTGCTGTGGCTCGGCATCGACCCGGTCGCGGCTCTGGGGCCCTACTTGGACCGCATCCCGCACGCCCAGGCCAAGGACGCGCAGCTCGACCCGCGGGCCCGGGACCGGTACGGGTTCTTCGGCCGCACCGTGGAGCGCGCCGACGGCTGGGACAGCGGCTGGTGGCGCTACCGGGTCCCGGGCCTGGGCGACGTGGACTGGCGCCGGCTGGTGGACACCTTCTACGAGGGCGGCTTCACCGGGGTGCTCTCGGTCGAGCACGAGGACCCCGTGTGGAGCGGCGACGTGGAGCGGGTCACCCGCGGCCTGGAGATCGCCCACCGCACCCTGCGCCCGCTGATCGTCGGGTGA
- a CDS encoding sugar phosphate isomerase/epimerase family protein, producing the protein MATPLSIQLYTLRDQIAADRDGTLTRLAGIGYRAVEAFDPTADPTGFRKLLDDLGVSVSSTHAYALFDKDAGEVFDAVATVGTDLAIIPGGIAEEEFTTPDGLHRTADLLNGFAAKAAGHGIRIGYHNHWWEIEPRFEGRTALEVLADELAPEVFLEVDTYWAQVGGADVPSLLRTLGDRVLALHVKDGPGVKGEPHTAVGKGAVDVPSILAAAPDAQRIVELDSCATDVFEAVAESRAYLTALEEGLS; encoded by the coding sequence ATGGCCACACCCCTGAGCATCCAGCTCTACACCCTGAGGGACCAGATCGCCGCCGACCGCGACGGCACGCTGACCCGCCTCGCCGGGATCGGCTACCGCGCCGTCGAGGCGTTCGACCCGACCGCCGACCCGACCGGCTTCCGCAAGCTCCTGGACGACCTGGGCGTCAGCGTGTCCAGCACGCACGCCTACGCGCTCTTCGACAAGGACGCGGGCGAGGTGTTCGACGCGGTCGCCACGGTCGGCACCGACCTGGCGATCATCCCCGGCGGCATCGCCGAGGAGGAGTTCACCACCCCCGACGGGCTGCACCGCACCGCCGACCTGCTCAACGGGTTCGCCGCCAAGGCGGCCGGGCACGGCATCCGGATCGGGTACCACAACCACTGGTGGGAGATCGAGCCGCGGTTCGAGGGCCGCACCGCGCTGGAGGTGCTGGCCGACGAGCTGGCCCCCGAGGTGTTCCTGGAGGTCGACACCTACTGGGCGCAGGTCGGCGGCGCCGACGTGCCGTCGCTGCTGCGCACGCTGGGGGACCGCGTCCTCGCCCTGCACGTCAAGGACGGTCCGGGCGTGAAGGGCGAGCCGCACACCGCGGTCGGCAAGGGCGCCGTCGACGTGCCGTCGATCCTGGCCGCGGCGCCGGACGCGCAGCGGATCGTCGAGCTGGACAGTTGCGCCACGGACGTCTTCGAGGCCGTCGCCGAGAGCCG